One genomic segment of Vagococcus intermedius includes these proteins:
- a CDS encoding metal-dependent transcriptional regulator, with translation MTPNKEDYLKLIFELGGYEKKITNKSIVAGLNVSAASVSEMISKLEKQDFVKHSPYQGVQLTDLGLQHASSLVRKHRLWEVFLVEHLNYSWNEVHEEAEVLEHVTSSELASRLESYLDFPKACPHGGVIPGDNQPIQEHKFSSLNDFKEQDKVIIKRVIDETELLDYLASIGLNINDTVTIKTVGAYEGPLTLVNNHGKKLHVSYKAAHNIFVAPL, from the coding sequence ATGACACCAAATAAAGAAGACTACCTAAAATTAATTTTTGAACTAGGTGGTTATGAAAAAAAAATAACCAATAAATCGATTGTTGCAGGTTTAAATGTCTCTGCTGCCTCAGTAAGTGAAATGATCTCAAAGCTAGAGAAACAAGATTTTGTCAAACACTCTCCCTATCAAGGGGTTCAATTAACGGATTTAGGTTTACAACATGCCAGTTCTTTAGTTAGAAAACATCGTTTATGGGAGGTATTCTTAGTCGAACATCTCAACTACTCTTGGAATGAAGTCCATGAAGAAGCTGAAGTTTTAGAACATGTTACATCTTCTGAATTAGCTAGTCGATTAGAATCGTACCTTGATTTTCCAAAAGCATGCCCACACGGTGGTGTCATCCCTGGTGATAATCAACCTATTCAGGAACATAAGTTTTCTTCTCTAAATGACTTTAAAGAACAAGATAAAGTCATTATCAAACGAGTTATCGACGAAACAGAACTGCTAGATTATTTAGCCAGTATTGGTTTGAATATCAATGATACAGTCACAATTAAAACAGTTGGTGCTTATGAAGGCCCTTTGACCTTGGTCAACAATCATGGAAAAAAATTACATGTTAGCTATAAAGCAGCACATAATATCTTTGTAGCACCACTCTAA
- a CDS encoding pyridoxal phosphate-dependent aminotransferase — translation MREFYKSRKLDNVSYDVRGPVLEEADRMIEEGINILKLNTGNPAPFGFDAPNEIVRDLIMNVRESEGYSDSRGIFSARKAIEQYCQLRGFPNVTINDIYTGNGVSELITMSMQGLLNNGDEVLIPMPDYPLWTASVSLSGGTPVHYICDEQAEWNPDLDDIRKKVTSKTKAIVIINPNNPTGALYPREILEGIAEIAREHNLIIYADEIYDRLVMDGLEHIPMATVAPDLFVVSFNGLSKSHRVAGFRCGWMVLSGDKRYVKDYIEGLNMLASMRLCSNVLSQQVIQTALGGYQSSDELLLPGGRIYEQREFITKALNDIPGITAVKPKAAFYIFPKIDVKKFNIKNDEQFILDFLHKHHTLMVHGGGFNWNQPDHFRVVYLPKIEDLQEMTTNMADFLSTYQQR, via the coding sequence ATGAGAGAATTTTATAAATCAAGAAAATTAGATAATGTAAGTTATGATGTAAGAGGTCCGGTTTTAGAAGAAGCTGATCGTATGATTGAAGAAGGCATTAATATCTTAAAGTTAAACACCGGAAACCCTGCACCATTCGGTTTTGATGCTCCCAATGAAATAGTAAGAGACTTGATTATGAATGTGAGAGAATCTGAGGGATATTCTGATTCTAGAGGGATCTTTTCTGCACGCAAAGCGATCGAACAATATTGTCAACTAAGAGGCTTTCCTAACGTTACGATCAATGATATTTATACAGGAAATGGTGTGAGTGAGTTGATCACGATGAGTATGCAAGGCCTGCTAAATAATGGGGATGAAGTCTTGATTCCAATGCCAGATTATCCTTTATGGACTGCTTCTGTTTCCTTGTCAGGAGGGACACCCGTGCATTATATTTGTGATGAGCAAGCTGAATGGAATCCCGATTTAGATGATATTCGGAAGAAAGTTACCTCTAAAACTAAAGCTATTGTCATTATCAATCCTAATAACCCAACTGGGGCCTTGTACCCGAGAGAAATCCTTGAAGGCATTGCAGAAATTGCTCGCGAACATAATTTGATTATTTATGCAGATGAAATTTATGATCGTTTAGTGATGGATGGACTCGAACATATACCAATGGCAACTGTTGCGCCGGATTTATTTGTTGTCTCATTCAATGGTTTATCTAAGTCTCATCGAGTGGCAGGTTTTCGTTGTGGTTGGATGGTTTTAAGTGGAGACAAGCGCTATGTGAAAGATTATATTGAAGGATTAAATATGCTGGCTTCAATGCGCCTATGTTCAAATGTTTTATCCCAACAAGTAATTCAAACGGCACTAGGTGGTTACCAAAGTAGTGATGAATTATTGTTACCGGGCGGACGTATCTACGAACAACGAGAGTTTATTACAAAAGCATTAAACGACATACCAGGTATCACAGCAGTGAAGCCTAAAGCGGCTTTTTATATCTTTCCTAAGATTGATGTCAAAAAATTTAATATAAAAAATGATGAACAATTTATCTTAGATTTTTTGCATAAGCATCATACTCTAATGGTGCATGGTGGTGGATTTAATTGGAATCAGCCAGATCATTTTAGAGTTGTTTATTTACCTAAGATAGAAGATTTACAAGAGATGACGACAAATATGGCCGATTTTTTATCGACTTATCAACAACGTTAA
- a CDS encoding DNA/RNA non-specific endonuclease, giving the protein MAKKRNNTPKLSPTIIAIGTVVILILGAFGVQTPDFVKDIFEVDQPKQSQKYRPKNNNSSKKEAPIPKEGQNPGIIENGNATFTADELKNSSKGWIEYHSVDQYDRPTGADALITPKMINTGTKANPDVRPPGFISGLDPYNHSRGHIIGRQLGGSGDEYKNLVTIYQNPVNTPMMTKYENMVRAAADKGKTIRYRVYPVYEGDEPLPTEIRMEGQSLDPQQTINFNITILNQK; this is encoded by the coding sequence ATGGCAAAAAAAAGAAACAATACACCTAAGTTAAGTCCAACTATTATAGCAATTGGGACGGTTGTTATTCTAATCTTAGGTGCATTCGGTGTTCAAACACCAGATTTTGTAAAAGACATCTTTGAAGTCGATCAGCCAAAGCAAAGTCAAAAATATCGTCCAAAAAATAATAACTCATCAAAAAAAGAGGCACCTATTCCAAAAGAAGGTCAAAACCCTGGAATTATCGAAAATGGCAACGCAACTTTTACAGCTGATGAGTTAAAGAACAGTTCAAAAGGATGGATTGAGTATCATTCAGTAGACCAATATGATCGTCCAACTGGGGCTGATGCTCTTATTACTCCAAAAATGATCAATACAGGGACTAAAGCAAATCCAGATGTGCGACCACCAGGTTTTATTTCTGGTTTAGATCCATACAATCATTCACGTGGGCATATCATTGGGCGTCAATTAGGTGGAAGTGGTGATGAGTATAAAAATTTAGTTACCATTTATCAAAACCCCGTTAACACCCCCATGATGACAAAGTATGAAAATATGGTACGAGCAGCAGCAGACAAAGGAAAAACAATACGATATCGTGTCTACCCTGTATATGAGGGGGACGAACCTTTGCCAACAGAAATTAGAATGGAAGGGCAAAGTTTAGACCCACAGCAAACCATTAATTTCAATATTACGATATTAAATCAAAAATAG
- a CDS encoding betaine/proline/choline family ABC transporter ATP-binding protein (Members of the family are the ATP-binding subunit of ABC transporters for substrates such as betaine, L-proline or other amino acids, choline, carnitine, etc. The substrate specificity is best determined from the substrate-binding subunit, rather than this subunit, as it interacts with the permease subunit and not with substrate directly.) has protein sequence MIEYKNVSKIFKGGKVAVDDVSISFEKGEFVCFIGTSGSGKTTTMRLLNRMIEPTSGQILIDGVDIQTQDAVELRRKIGYVIQNIGLMPHMTIRENIVMVPKLLKWPEEKRNEIADRMIDLVELPREMLDRYPSQLSGGQQQRIGVVRALAADQDLILMDEPFGALDPITRESLQDLVKELQVKMGKTFVFVTHDMDEALKLANRILIMDDGKVIQFDTPTAILQNPANEFVENLLGEDRLMQAKQEETTVEQVMLKAAIAITPEKSISEGISLMRDKRVDTLLVVDGTGVLKGFVDVEDINRHRKTATSIGDILRTDVFYVKKDSYLRDTLQRILKRGLKYVPVVDETNRLVGIVTRSSLVDIVYDAVWGEEESTITNEESASGQEVV, from the coding sequence ATGATTGAATATAAAAATGTCTCGAAAATATTTAAAGGTGGAAAAGTTGCGGTTGATGACGTGAGTATTTCCTTTGAAAAAGGTGAATTTGTTTGTTTTATTGGTACTAGTGGGAGTGGAAAAACAACGACTATGCGCCTTTTAAATAGAATGATTGAGCCAACATCAGGTCAAATTTTAATAGATGGTGTAGATATTCAAACACAAGATGCGGTTGAGTTACGACGAAAGATTGGGTATGTGATCCAAAATATTGGGCTAATGCCACACATGACAATTAGAGAAAATATCGTGATGGTGCCAAAATTATTAAAATGGCCAGAAGAAAAGCGGAATGAAATTGCTGATAGAATGATTGATTTAGTTGAGTTACCAAGAGAAATGTTAGACCGTTATCCTAGTCAATTATCTGGTGGACAACAACAAAGAATTGGAGTTGTAAGAGCGCTAGCAGCCGATCAGGATTTAATTCTTATGGATGAACCCTTTGGTGCCTTAGATCCAATTACTAGAGAGTCTCTACAAGATTTAGTCAAAGAGTTGCAAGTTAAAATGGGGAAAACATTTGTTTTTGTGACGCATGATATGGACGAGGCCTTGAAGTTAGCAAATAGGATTTTAATTATGGACGATGGTAAAGTTATTCAATTTGATACGCCAACGGCTATTTTGCAAAACCCAGCTAATGAATTTGTGGAAAATTTATTAGGTGAGGATCGTTTGATGCAAGCCAAACAAGAAGAGACAACAGTGGAACAAGTAATGCTAAAAGCTGCAATAGCAATTACGCCAGAAAAATCGATTTCTGAAGGAATTAGTTTGATGCGTGATAAACGTGTTGATACCTTATTAGTAGTAGATGGTACAGGTGTCTTAAAAGGGTTTGTTGACGTGGAAGATATCAACCGTCATCGCAAGACTGCTACAAGCATAGGGGATATCCTACGTACAGACGTCTTTTATGTAAAAAAAGATAGTTACCTACGTGATACATTACAACGTATATTGAAGCGTGGATTGAAATATGTTCCTGTTGTAGACGAGACAAATCGCTTGGTTGGAATTGTCACACGGTCGTCCTTAGTTGACATTGTTTATGATGCCGTTTGGGGAGAAGAAGAATCAACTATTACTAATGAGGAATCGGCTTCAGGTCAGGAGGTAGTATAA
- a CDS encoding CDP-alcohol phosphatidyltransferase family protein, whose translation MKILPDSLNWRRDIFTIPNILSTCRIILVPIYLSVILNAKDDTDFYWAAALILLSGLTDLLDGWIARKFNLITELGKLLDPVADKLTQAALAFSLIIYHPQMWSVAILLVIKELFMLISGWLLLKKNMKLDGAKWFGKVSTAVFYVTMFVLLLFPNLSTPINNALIWLTVAFLLLSFILYIREYYYLFKKTKKAGS comes from the coding sequence ATGAAGATTTTACCGGATTCTCTTAACTGGCGTCGCGATATTTTTACGATTCCAAATATTCTATCAACCTGTCGCATTATCTTAGTTCCTATTTACTTAAGTGTTATTTTAAATGCAAAGGATGATACTGATTTTTATTGGGCTGCAGCTCTTATTTTACTATCAGGCTTGACTGATTTATTAGATGGTTGGATTGCAAGAAAATTTAATTTAATAACTGAATTAGGCAAATTACTTGATCCAGTCGCTGATAAATTAACACAGGCCGCGTTAGCTTTCAGTTTAATTATTTATCATCCACAGATGTGGTCCGTTGCCATTTTATTGGTAATCAAAGAACTATTTATGCTGATATCAGGCTGGTTATTATTAAAAAAGAACATGAAATTAGATGGTGCTAAATGGTTTGGAAAAGTCTCGACTGCTGTTTTCTATGTCACCATGTTCGTCTTATTATTATTTCCCAACCTATCCACTCCTATTAATAATGCTTTAATTTGGTTGACGGTTGCCTTCTTACTCCTTTCTTTTATTCTTTATATTCGGGAATATTATTATTTATTTAAAAAAACAAAAAAAGCAGGTAGTTAA
- the zwf gene encoding glucose-6-phosphate dehydrogenase: MSNEQIALFTIFGGTGDLAKRKLYPSLFRLYRKGFLKERFAVIGTARREWTDDYFREVVKESLIDFDSSENELDSFASHFYYQSHNVTETEHYHNLKKLATALDEKYRLNQNRIFYLAMAPNFFGLITEHLKSEKIVTPDGFNRLIIEKPFGTDYNSAAKLNDEIRGAFEEDQIFRIDHYLGKEMIQNISAIRFGNNILESLWNNKYIDNVQVTLAEALGVEERGGYYDKSGALKDMIQNHTLQVVSLLAMEAPAIFTEKNIREEKIKALNSVRIYSPEEVKQNFVRGQYGAGKLAGKEFINYRDELNVDPQSETETFVAGKLMIDNFRWRGVPFYVRSGKQLTEKGTRINIVFKPTPINVFRSENETACQAQDTPRNILTIYIQPTEGFSLTLNGKEIGDGFNINPVKMDFRHSADTLDNSPEAYEKLILDCLKGDSTNFTHWDEVAQSWRIVDVIRHVWDQETTEFPNYASGTMGPQAAFDLLERDGFNWIWNPDEWYRERGQLN; encoded by the coding sequence ATGTCAAACGAACAAATTGCATTGTTTACTATTTTTGGAGGTACAGGTGATTTAGCCAAAAGAAAACTTTATCCCTCACTCTTCCGTCTCTACCGTAAAGGTTTCTTAAAAGAGCGTTTTGCTGTTATCGGGACTGCTCGCAGAGAATGGACCGACGACTACTTTCGTGAGGTAGTCAAAGAAAGTCTGATTGATTTTGACTCATCTGAAAACGAGCTTGATAGTTTTGCTAGTCACTTTTATTACCAATCTCATAATGTGACTGAAACAGAACATTATCATAATTTAAAAAAATTAGCGACCGCCCTTGATGAAAAATATCGCTTAAATCAAAATCGTATTTTCTATTTAGCTATGGCGCCTAATTTTTTTGGTTTAATTACTGAGCACTTAAAATCTGAAAAAATTGTGACACCGGACGGTTTCAATCGCTTAATTATTGAAAAACCTTTTGGAACTGATTATAATTCTGCTGCTAAATTAAATGATGAAATCCGTGGTGCTTTTGAAGAAGACCAAATTTTTAGAATTGATCATTATTTAGGCAAAGAAATGATTCAGAATATTTCAGCTATTCGCTTTGGTAATAATATCTTGGAATCACTATGGAATAATAAATATATCGATAACGTTCAAGTTACTTTAGCCGAAGCCTTAGGTGTTGAGGAACGTGGCGGTTATTATGATAAAAGCGGTGCCCTTAAAGATATGATTCAAAATCATACCTTACAAGTTGTATCATTATTAGCAATGGAAGCACCCGCTATCTTTACTGAAAAAAATATCCGTGAAGAAAAAATTAAAGCACTTAATTCAGTTCGAATTTATTCACCTGAAGAAGTCAAACAAAATTTTGTTAGAGGACAATATGGTGCTGGAAAATTAGCCGGGAAAGAATTTATTAATTATCGTGACGAATTAAATGTTGACCCTCAATCTGAGACCGAAACGTTCGTTGCAGGGAAATTAATGATTGATAATTTCCGTTGGCGTGGTGTCCCTTTTTATGTCCGTTCAGGTAAACAACTGACTGAAAAAGGTACGCGTATTAACATTGTATTCAAACCGACACCTATCAATGTTTTCCGCAGTGAAAATGAAACAGCTTGCCAAGCACAAGACACCCCTCGAAATATTTTGACCATCTATATTCAACCAACTGAAGGTTTCTCTTTAACCCTAAACGGGAAAGAAATTGGCGATGGTTTTAATATTAACCCGGTCAAAATGGACTTCCGTCATTCTGCAGATACCTTAGACAATAGTCCAGAAGCTTATGAGAAGCTTATATTAGACTGTTTGAAGGGTGATAGCACCAACTTTACCCACTGGGACGAAGTTGCTCAATCATGGCGCATTGTCGATGTTATCCGTCACGTTTGGGATCAAGAAACCACCGAGTTTCCTAATTATGCTAGTGGGACAATGGGACCACAAGCTGCTTTTGATTTATTAGAACGCGACGGTTTCAACTGGATCTGGAACCCAGATGAATGGTACCGTGAACGAGGTCAATTAAATTAA
- a CDS encoding ABC transporter permease, with amino-acid sequence MQDMGVMAQFFYYFKENGSYVLSQFMRHFLISSYGVLFAAVIGIPLGIMIARRRKLAKWVIGSANVIQTVPSLAMLSILMLGLGLGVNTVIVTVFLYSLLPIISNTYTGMVQVDPTILDVGKGMGMTRFELLFQVELPLSISVIMAGIRNALVVAIGVTAIGSFVGAGGLGDIIIRGTNATDGTALILVGALPTALMAIMVDWLLGMVEKRLDPTAKIQK; translated from the coding sequence ATGCAAGATATGGGTGTAATGGCACAGTTTTTCTATTATTTTAAAGAAAATGGGAGTTATGTTTTAAGCCAGTTTATGCGTCATTTTTTAATCTCAAGTTATGGTGTACTTTTTGCCGCAGTGATCGGGATACCATTAGGAATTATGATTGCAAGACGCCGTAAGCTAGCTAAATGGGTGATAGGCTCAGCCAATGTTATTCAAACCGTACCTTCATTGGCAATGTTATCTATACTGATGTTAGGCTTAGGTTTAGGTGTGAATACAGTTATTGTTACGGTCTTTCTATATTCTTTATTACCCATTATTTCTAACACGTACACTGGGATGGTACAGGTTGACCCAACTATCTTAGATGTAGGGAAAGGGATGGGGATGACTCGTTTTGAATTACTATTTCAAGTGGAGTTACCCTTATCAATTTCTGTGATTATGGCTGGGATTAGAAATGCCTTGGTTGTTGCCATTGGGGTTACGGCGATAGGTTCTTTCGTTGGTGCCGGCGGTTTAGGAGATATTATCATTAGGGGAACAAACGCAACAGATGGAACTGCACTAATTTTAGTAGGGGCTTTGCCGACAGCCTTGATGGCCATTATGGTTGATTGGTTATTAGGAATGGTTGAAAAACGCTTAGATCCAACAGCTAAAATTCAAAAATAA
- a CDS encoding acyl-[acyl-carrier-protein] thioesterase — protein sequence MASKFTEKHEITFYECDVRGRLTLPMLLNIVIKTSESQSDSFDRGTDYVTNLGLGWVITQHEITINRLPEVGEQVAVSTQASTYNKYFCYRDFWIHDKDGNECVKVNSTFVLMDLVTRKMTSVPEELIAPYECEKIKKIKRGMPLTVIEKGEERPYRVRFSDIDGNKHVNNARYLDWMVDSLEYDFLINHTPTFVNIRFDKEVAYGDTITSKSSLETVSETLNKMSCHQVILDETSCAVANIHWQ from the coding sequence ATGGCGTCAAAATTTACAGAGAAACATGAAATAACATTTTATGAATGTGATGTAAGAGGTAGGCTAACACTGCCAATGTTATTAAACATTGTGATCAAAACTTCAGAATCTCAAAGTGATAGTTTTGATCGTGGCACAGATTATGTGACTAATTTAGGCTTGGGTTGGGTTATAACCCAACATGAAATCACAATTAATCGTTTGCCAGAAGTAGGAGAGCAAGTCGCAGTTAGTACCCAAGCATCTACTTATAATAAATATTTTTGTTATCGTGATTTTTGGATTCATGATAAAGATGGAAATGAGTGTGTTAAAGTTAACTCAACATTTGTATTAATGGATCTAGTAACTCGCAAAATGACAAGTGTTCCAGAAGAATTAATTGCCCCTTATGAGTGTGAAAAAATCAAAAAAATTAAACGGGGAATGCCACTAACAGTAATCGAAAAGGGCGAGGAACGTCCCTATCGTGTTAGATTTTCAGATATTGATGGAAATAAACATGTCAATAATGCTCGTTATTTAGATTGGATGGTCGATAGCTTAGAGTACGATTTTTTAATCAATCATACGCCAACTTTTGTTAACATTCGTTTTGATAAAGAAGTAGCCTATGGGGATACAATTACTAGTAAGAGTTCATTGGAAACAGTGAGTGAAACGTTGAACAAAATGAGTTGTCATCAAGTAATATTGGATGAAACAAGTTGTGCAGTAGCTAATATTCACTGGCAATAA
- a CDS encoding osmoprotectant ABC transporter substrate-binding protein — protein MRKKLVMVGAIFSLLLLSACSLPGLPSKKSDNTISIGSLSTSESQILSGIVKGMIEHETNLKVNMVNNLGTSTVMHQAMVNKDVDISASRYTGTDLSGVLKSEPEKDPKKAIAIVQKEFAKRFNQKWYDSYGFANSYAFMVSKETAEKYDLKKISDLKDVAKDLTAGVDTSWLDRKGDGYKGFTKEYDFDFGKVYPMQIGLVYDAVNAGKMDVVLGYSTDGRISSYDLVVLEDDLHFFPPYDCSIVIGEEMLEAYPELDEVLGKLSGKITTDKMQQLNYEADNNLLEPEIVAQRFLQKNHYFEEKGGA, from the coding sequence ATTAGAAAAAAATTAGTAATGGTTGGGGCTATTTTTTCACTGTTATTATTGAGCGCCTGTTCATTACCAGGATTACCGAGTAAAAAAAGCGACAATACGATTTCGATTGGGAGTTTATCAACATCTGAGTCACAAATATTAAGTGGGATTGTGAAAGGAATGATTGAACACGAGACTAATCTTAAGGTAAATATGGTAAACAATCTTGGGACATCTACAGTGATGCACCAAGCCATGGTAAATAAAGATGTTGATATTTCAGCTTCCCGTTACACAGGGACTGATTTAAGTGGTGTTCTGAAGTCTGAACCAGAAAAAGATCCTAAAAAAGCTATCGCGATAGTTCAAAAAGAATTTGCAAAACGTTTTAATCAAAAATGGTATGATTCTTATGGATTTGCCAATTCTTATGCCTTTATGGTATCTAAAGAGACAGCAGAGAAGTATGACTTGAAAAAAATCAGTGATTTAAAAGATGTTGCCAAAGACTTAACAGCAGGAGTAGATACATCTTGGTTAGATCGTAAAGGCGATGGTTATAAAGGTTTTACTAAAGAATACGATTTTGATTTTGGAAAAGTTTACCCAATGCAAATTGGACTCGTTTATGATGCTGTCAATGCAGGTAAGATGGATGTGGTCTTAGGTTATTCAACTGATGGTCGGATTTCGAGTTATGATTTGGTAGTCTTAGAAGATGATTTGCATTTCTTCCCACCATATGACTGTTCGATTGTAATAGGTGAAGAGATGTTGGAAGCTTATCCAGAATTGGATGAGGTTTTAGGTAAATTAAGTGGAAAAATTACAACAGATAAGATGCAGCAATTAAATTATGAAGCTGATAATAATTTACTAGAGCCAGAGATTGTGGCACAAAGATTCTTACAAAAAAACCATTATTTTGAAGAGAAAGGAGGCGCATAA
- the nagA gene encoding N-acetylglucosamine-6-phosphate deacetylase: MTKYIKADKFFLKSGMVGPGYLAVDGGVFGEFSKEISEGQEIIDYTGKWIAPGLVDTHIHGYMNHDVMDNDAEGIKVMSEGLLSCGVTSFLPTTLTSSRELLTKVAKTIGDSYQEVKGAKIQGIYFEGPFFTEKYKGAQNPGYFSDPSIEVFNEWQEASGGLIKKIALAPEREGVSEFVKEVTSQGVVVALGHSDATLEEAQKAVEAGASVFVHAFNGMRGLHHREPGMVGATMTLHDVYAELICDGHHVHHKAMDVLIKTKGHDHIALITDCMMAGGMPDGDYMLGEFPVTVAGGTARMESGNLAGSILKLKEALKNVVDWGMATPEQAVMMASLIPAVSCNIDDKCGVIASGRDADFIVLSNKLELEATYLDGIKRYEA; this comes from the coding sequence ATGACAAAATATATAAAAGCTGATAAATTTTTTCTTAAAAGTGGGATGGTAGGACCTGGTTACCTGGCTGTTGATGGAGGGGTATTTGGTGAGTTCTCTAAAGAGATCAGTGAAGGGCAAGAAATCATTGATTATACAGGAAAATGGATTGCTCCAGGGTTAGTTGATACACATATCCATGGTTATATGAATCATGATGTTATGGATAATGACGCAGAAGGCATCAAAGTAATGTCAGAAGGTCTATTGTCTTGTGGGGTGACTTCATTCTTACCAACAACGCTAACTTCTTCTCGAGAATTATTAACAAAAGTCGCTAAAACGATTGGGGATAGCTATCAAGAAGTTAAGGGTGCTAAAATTCAAGGAATTTACTTTGAAGGACCATTTTTTACTGAAAAATATAAGGGAGCACAAAATCCCGGTTATTTTTCTGATCCAAGTATCGAAGTATTTAATGAATGGCAAGAAGCCTCAGGCGGCTTAATTAAAAAAATAGCTTTAGCACCAGAACGTGAAGGTGTATCTGAATTTGTTAAAGAGGTAACCAGTCAAGGGGTAGTCGTTGCTTTAGGTCACAGTGATGCAACGTTAGAAGAGGCTCAAAAAGCAGTTGAAGCAGGCGCAAGTGTTTTTGTCCATGCGTTCAACGGGATGCGTGGCTTACATCATCGTGAACCTGGTATGGTAGGTGCAACAATGACATTACATGATGTGTATGCTGAATTAATTTGTGATGGTCATCATGTTCACCATAAAGCAATGGATGTTTTAATTAAAACAAAAGGTCATGATCATATTGCCTTAATTACCGATTGTATGATGGCTGGCGGGATGCCTGATGGTGATTACATGTTAGGTGAGTTTCCTGTGACTGTAGCAGGTGGTACAGCACGTATGGAAAGTGGTAACTTAGCCGGAAGTATTTTAAAATTAAAAGAAGCACTTAAAAATGTAGTCGATTGGGGTATGGCTACACCAGAACAAGCAGTTATGATGGCAAGTTTGATTCCTGCTGTTAGCTGTAATATTGATGATAAATGTGGTGTGATTGCGTCAGGTCGAGATGCTGATTTCATTGTGTTATCAAATAAATTAGAATTAGAAGCAACTTATCTAGACGGTATCAAACGTTATGAAGCATAA
- a CDS encoding ABC transporter permease, whose protein sequence is MNTFLLEHGQELILKTGEHIAISAISLLLGALVAVPLGIALTRTPKISGYVIGFASLLQTIPSLALLALMVPILGVGKVPAIVALFIYSLLPILRNTFIGMDNVNPDLKDAAKGMGMTNLQSILTVEIPAALSTIMAGIKLSAVYVIAWATLASYIGGGGLGDLIFSGLNNYLPDLIIGGTIPVTILALVTDFLFGKLEDKLTPVSERGE, encoded by the coding sequence ATGAATACTTTCTTACTAGAGCATGGTCAAGAATTAATCTTAAAAACAGGCGAGCATATCGCCATTTCAGCAATTTCTCTATTGCTGGGTGCTTTGGTAGCCGTACCATTAGGGATAGCCTTGACAAGAACCCCTAAAATTTCAGGCTATGTGATTGGGTTTGCTAGTCTCTTACAGACCATCCCATCTTTGGCATTATTAGCTTTGATGGTTCCAATTTTAGGAGTTGGTAAAGTCCCAGCCATAGTCGCCTTGTTTATTTATTCGTTATTGCCAATTTTGCGAAATACATTTATTGGTATGGACAATGTAAACCCTGATTTGAAAGATGCGGCTAAAGGAATGGGGATGACCAATCTACAATCTATTTTAACGGTTGAAATACCCGCTGCTCTTTCAACGATTATGGCAGGAATCAAGTTATCAGCCGTATATGTCATTGCTTGGGCAACGTTAGCTTCATATATTGGCGGCGGTGGTTTAGGTGATTTGATTTTTAGTGGGTTAAATAATTATTTACCAGACTTGATTATTGGTGGGACGATCCCTGTTACTATTTTGGCGTTAGTAACTGATTTTCTATTTGGTAAATTAGAAGATAAATTAACGCCAGTATCAGAAAGGGGCGAGTAA